A genomic region of Rhodothermales bacterium contains the following coding sequences:
- a CDS encoding SUMF1/EgtB/PvdO family nonheme iron enzyme produces MCSRTDSLLAPLLVALVAVALSASGVRATDIRVEHVESVRNPLDARSPFVAVTVSWDNAWFNERNHDAAWLFFKVLRPSGYQHLYLIPESGVLLAKGEVAMPDADVLVADDGTGAFVRPASTWRGRLQYRVLLRQDAERTPLNAGTEIAAYAVEMVYIPEGPVELGDPDPRALDYGAFFRSDASGRPAGTFRITAADQEIPVGPDAGSLYYQVRRDIYQGDQSGPIPGTFPNGFAGFYLMKYEVSQGEYAAFLSSLAGWPGAGHRANVGDPLYRERGGSIRMTQGRFVADHPDRRNVFWHWDDMMAFTDWAGLRPYTEFEFTKAARGPLEPQPLEYPWNSADFDVMQRRIHPESQDAVMLNGLDESDMTEANRAQFGASYYWVMDLAGSMWEKVVTAGDEVGRAFTGNHGDGTVDSYGDADVAGWPSGYKASKGYGYRGGGYYGRAVSQSDFNPFSPIALRTYGAWSGGPRNAAYGFRAARTAPR; encoded by the coding sequence ATGTGCAGTCGAACAGACTCCCTGCTCGCCCCTCTTCTCGTTGCACTGGTTGCCGTTGCCCTGTCCGCCTCCGGCGTGCGCGCCACGGATATTCGTGTTGAGCATGTAGAGAGCGTGCGCAACCCGCTCGACGCCCGTAGTCCCTTTGTCGCTGTGACGGTGAGTTGGGACAACGCCTGGTTCAACGAACGCAACCATGACGCAGCCTGGCTTTTCTTCAAGGTGCTGCGTCCGTCCGGCTACCAACACCTGTACTTGATCCCCGAATCCGGCGTACTGCTTGCCAAAGGAGAGGTCGCCATGCCGGATGCGGACGTGCTTGTGGCGGACGACGGGACCGGGGCATTCGTCCGACCTGCCTCGACGTGGCGGGGTCGCCTGCAGTATCGCGTGCTTCTTCGGCAGGACGCCGAGCGCACACCGCTGAATGCGGGCACCGAGATTGCGGCCTACGCCGTGGAGATGGTGTACATCCCGGAGGGTCCCGTAGAGCTTGGGGACCCCGACCCTCGAGCGCTGGACTACGGGGCCTTCTTCCGCTCGGATGCAAGCGGCCGGCCGGCGGGCACTTTTCGCATCACGGCTGCCGACCAGGAAATTCCGGTCGGTCCGGACGCGGGCAGCCTGTACTACCAGGTGCGCCGGGACATTTACCAGGGGGACCAGTCAGGCCCCATCCCAGGCACGTTTCCAAACGGGTTCGCAGGGTTCTACCTCATGAAATACGAGGTATCCCAGGGGGAATATGCCGCCTTCCTCAGCAGCCTCGCGGGCTGGCCCGGGGCGGGCCACCGGGCGAACGTCGGGGATCCACTCTACCGTGAGCGCGGAGGCAGTATTCGCATGACGCAGGGTCGCTTCGTGGCCGACCATCCGGACCGGCGCAATGTGTTCTGGCACTGGGACGACATGATGGCATTCACCGACTGGGCGGGCCTGCGCCCCTACACGGAGTTTGAGTTCACCAAGGCAGCGCGCGGACCGCTCGAACCACAGCCCCTGGAGTACCCCTGGAATTCAGCGGACTTCGATGTCATGCAGCGGCGCATTCACCCGGAATCGCAGGACGCCGTCATGCTTAATGGCCTGGACGAGAGCGACATGACGGAGGCCAACCGGGCCCAGTTCGGGGCCAGCTACTACTGGGTGATGGACCTCGCGGGCAGCATGTGGGAGAAGGTCGTCACGGCCGGCGACGAAGTCGGTCGGGCATTTACGGGCAATCATGGCGACGGCACCGTCGATTCCTACGGAGACGCCGATGTGGCGGGATGGCCGTCAGGGTACAAAGCGTCCAAGGGCTATGGGTACCGGGGCGGCGGCTACTACGGTCGCGCCGTCAGTCAGTCCGACTTCAATCCGTTCAGCCCGATTGCGCTCCGCACGTATGGAGCCTGGAGTGGCGGCCCCAGGAACGCGGCCTACGGATTCCGGGCCGCTCGCACGGCCCCTCGCTAG
- a CDS encoding S41 family peptidase, translating to MSTRKLVSAGVLILVAGVLAGVQLGGVLLDSDISKSLRKVEDAFVLIAQRYVEDVDHEEMAEDAIYGMLEALDPHSMYFDAERMRRETEQFDASFEGIGISYDLIRGESGQDTIAVVSVIPGGPSEEAGLFTSDRIVAVDGKSSIGFNDEQVRAHLKGPRGSDVTVTIMRPGEEDTFDVQITRDRVPIVTVDIAYMIEEGTGYVKLNRFARTTHSEFRRALGQLKEQGMERLVLDLRGNGGGYMSMAVRVADEMLADGQLIVSQRGRTRDTNESYSSTDGGLWEEGPVMVLVDANSASASEIVAGALQDHDRGLVVGRRTFGKGLVQNQFMLNDGSAMRVTVARYYTPSGRLIQTAYADGDRSAYLEEKRERQRSDGALALEDLLAEVPDSLKFRTTAGRTVIAGGGILPDFIVHADTLDYFTRGLLRGGLERQFVRSWLDQNGQAISNRFEDQWAFNAGFDLSDKDLEDLYRFAEENGVLNEDGEAFDRQEINEAALKALMKGRIARRLYDQSAWYPAFHPVDGTLRQAREMWHHAEDLAQSYATR from the coding sequence ATGTCCACTCGCAAGCTCGTTTCCGCAGGGGTACTGATTCTGGTAGCCGGGGTCCTGGCCGGCGTTCAGTTGGGGGGCGTCCTGCTTGACAGCGACATCTCGAAATCGTTGCGCAAGGTGGAGGACGCTTTCGTGCTCATCGCCCAGCGCTACGTGGAGGATGTGGACCACGAGGAAATGGCCGAAGACGCCATCTACGGCATGCTGGAGGCCCTGGACCCGCACTCGATGTATTTCGATGCCGAGCGCATGCGCCGGGAAACGGAGCAATTCGACGCATCCTTTGAGGGTATCGGCATCTCCTACGACCTGATCCGAGGCGAGTCCGGTCAGGACACAATTGCCGTGGTGTCGGTCATTCCGGGCGGTCCCAGCGAAGAAGCGGGTCTGTTCACCAGCGACCGCATCGTGGCCGTGGACGGGAAATCGTCCATCGGATTCAACGACGAACAGGTCCGGGCACACCTGAAGGGGCCGCGCGGGTCGGATGTGACGGTGACCATCATGCGCCCAGGGGAAGAGGACACCTTCGATGTGCAGATTACCCGCGACCGCGTTCCGATCGTGACGGTCGACATCGCCTACATGATCGAAGAGGGCACCGGGTACGTAAAACTGAATCGCTTCGCCCGAACCACCCACTCCGAATTCCGGCGTGCCCTCGGCCAGCTCAAGGAGCAGGGCATGGAACGCCTTGTGCTCGACTTGAGAGGCAACGGCGGCGGCTACATGAGCATGGCCGTGCGGGTGGCGGACGAAATGCTGGCCGATGGCCAACTGATTGTCTCACAGCGCGGACGCACGAGAGACACCAACGAGTCGTACAGCTCGACCGACGGTGGATTGTGGGAAGAGGGCCCCGTCATGGTGCTGGTTGATGCGAATTCCGCCTCTGCCAGTGAAATCGTTGCCGGTGCGCTGCAGGACCACGACCGTGGCCTGGTAGTCGGGCGCCGCACGTTCGGCAAGGGGCTGGTTCAGAACCAGTTCATGCTCAACGACGGCAGCGCCATGCGCGTGACGGTCGCCCGGTACTACACCCCCAGCGGTCGCCTGATTCAGACGGCCTACGCCGACGGAGATCGCAGCGCCTATCTGGAAGAGAAACGGGAACGCCAGCGCAGCGACGGAGCACTCGCGCTCGAGGATCTGCTCGCGGAGGTGCCGGACTCCCTGAAGTTCAGGACCACGGCCGGTCGTACGGTGATCGCGGGTGGCGGCATCCTGCCGGACTTCATCGTGCATGCCGACACGCTCGACTACTTCACGCGCGGCCTGTTGCGAGGCGGCCTGGAGCGCCAGTTCGTCCGCAGCTGGCTGGACCAGAACGGTCAGGCCATCAGCAACCGCTTCGAGGATCAGTGGGCCTTCAATGCGGGCTTCGATCTCAGCGACAAGGACCTCGAGGACCTCTACCGGTTTGCCGAGGAAAATGGTGTGCTCAACGAGGATGGCGAGGCGTTCGATCGGCAGGAGATCAACGAGGCCGCTCTGAAGGCACTGATGAAAGGCCGCATTGCCCGCCGACTGTACGACCAGTCGGCGTGGTATCCCGCATTCCACCCAGTGGACGGCACCCTGCGCCAGGCTCGCGAGATGTGGCACCACGCTGAGGATCTGGCGCAGTCCTACGCCACGCGCTAG
- a CDS encoding penicillin acylase family protein, with amino-acid sequence MRSVLLTIFWILASLVVMAAAAWHLAFRQGVTPPAGVQAPTSAPWTIQWHEGGDAVLNVASGEDVETALGVAHGLGHPWIMALYRQAALGRLSEWFGPETIPFDTHVRTLGVAPPEHTPIPAALDRYAAGVRAAQAGGEWSLLPVPTELGLNPEPWHARHSIAVERLVTWLSTTVGPEAHPLAVALDQERHALAEFLGLHALNQAALWVTEQHGLFARLTLGNSGAPALATYRIVQGGRQLYAGATIPGLPYRFCGSSGAAAWCKPFSSSARVETDSTATTTSYFAVQVADGSQVAGSRTTTDNGISFDEEVLRWPGLRVHTDAEQWLSLPDANGFALATGLGLAVSQGTVSLLGDTPLVRSGSVVLQTMGPEANLLAARIDAVDDTLRWAPGLFLDTGSVLTDSVALSVEDEAVDSYLRNWDGRFEGSSIAASVYDLATMFGPDAALDSLRAWFGTDTRTWRWELDPALQLRYPGAQPAGLSGRYGPVQWLRSGHPSSPSFAPSRAWSQDMSAYRPAAAWESWLGSRDGALAYRRPYVPYERFLGRYRVAPVRADLLEFSEAPGPTTRVSPGPRN; translated from the coding sequence ATGCGATCCGTCCTGCTGACCATATTTTGGATTCTTGCTTCGCTGGTTGTCATGGCGGCTGCGGCGTGGCATCTGGCATTCAGACAGGGTGTGACCCCCCCTGCCGGCGTGCAAGCACCGACCTCCGCGCCGTGGACCATCCAGTGGCACGAAGGCGGTGACGCTGTCCTGAACGTGGCCTCCGGGGAAGACGTGGAAACTGCCCTGGGTGTTGCGCACGGACTCGGCCACCCGTGGATCATGGCCCTTTATCGGCAGGCAGCGCTGGGTCGGCTGTCGGAATGGTTCGGCCCGGAGACCATACCGTTTGACACGCACGTACGCACGCTCGGCGTCGCTCCGCCTGAGCACACACCCATTCCTGCGGCCCTGGATCGGTACGCGGCCGGCGTGAGGGCCGCCCAGGCCGGCGGTGAATGGTCGCTCCTTCCCGTGCCGACAGAACTGGGCCTGAATCCCGAGCCCTGGCACGCGCGGCACTCCATAGCCGTCGAGCGACTTGTGACCTGGTTGTCGACCACCGTCGGTCCGGAAGCACATCCGCTGGCCGTCGCACTCGATCAGGAGCGCCACGCTCTGGCGGAGTTTCTCGGCCTGCATGCGCTGAACCAGGCGGCCCTGTGGGTGACCGAACAGCACGGTCTTTTTGCCAGACTCACCCTGGGGAATTCCGGCGCTCCCGCACTCGCCACCTATCGCATCGTGCAAGGAGGCCGACAGCTGTATGCCGGAGCCACCATACCAGGACTGCCCTACCGCTTCTGCGGCAGCTCCGGGGCGGCAGCCTGGTGTAAACCGTTCAGCTCCTCGGCGCGAGTGGAGACGGATTCGACGGCGACCACCACCTCCTACTTCGCGGTCCAGGTGGCCGACGGTTCACAGGTCGCAGGAAGCCGCACCACCACGGACAACGGAATCTCATTCGACGAGGAGGTCCTGCGATGGCCGGGTTTGCGCGTACACACGGACGCCGAACAGTGGCTGTCCCTGCCAGACGCCAACGGGTTCGCGCTCGCCACCGGACTGGGACTGGCAGTGTCGCAGGGCACGGTATCGTTGTTGGGCGACACGCCTCTGGTGCGAAGTGGCTCGGTGGTTCTGCAAACGATGGGTCCCGAGGCCAATCTTCTGGCCGCGCGCATTGATGCCGTGGACGACACGCTGCGGTGGGCACCGGGCCTGTTCCTGGACACCGGAAGCGTGCTGACGGATTCTGTGGCCCTCTCCGTTGAGGACGAGGCTGTCGACTCCTATCTGCGAAACTGGGACGGACGCTTCGAAGGCTCGTCCATTGCCGCCTCGGTGTACGATCTCGCGACCATGTTCGGGCCGGACGCGGCACTCGACTCACTCCGGGCATGGTTCGGCACCGACACCAGAACCTGGCGCTGGGAACTGGATCCGGCCCTGCAGCTGCGCTATCCCGGCGCGCAGCCCGCCGGACTGTCCGGCCGCTATGGACCGGTCCAGTGGCTGCGCTCCGGGCATCCGTCCTCGCCGTCTTTTGCGCCCAGCCGAGCCTGGTCGCAGGACATGTCAGCGTATCGACCGGCCGCTGCATGGGAAAGCTGGCTGGGCAGCAGAGATGGCGCACTGGCCTATCGCCGGCCCTATGTCCCGTACGAGCGGTTCCTTGGGCGCTACCGAGTCGCGCCGGTTCGTGCCGACCTGCTCGAATTCAGTGAGGCACCCGGACCCACCACGCGGGTGAGCCCGGGTCCCCGGAATTGA
- the pckA gene encoding phosphoenolpyruvate carboxykinase (ATP), whose product MNPASASMADFNLEQYGITVQNIIRNAPVGALYEHAVLYDQGAISNTGALMMRSGKKTGRSPSDKRIVDLPQSHDDIWWGNVNIPVDEHTFDVNRERAIDYLNTCDRIYVMDGFAGWDPKYRIKVRIICTRPYHALFMHNMLIRPSAEDLASFGEPDYVVYNAGRFPANRHTSYMTSKTSVDLCFERREFVILGTEYAGEMKKGIFSVMHYIMPKQDVLSMHCSANEGDDGNVSLFFGLSGTGKTTLSADAHRHLIGDDEHCWTDDGVFNIEGGCYAKAIGLSQEKEPEIYGAIRYGTVLENVVYDETTRQVDYDDVSITQNTRASYPIEYIDNAKIPCVGGHPNHIIFLTYDAFGVLPPISRLSPEQAMYHFISGYTAKVAGTEMGVTEPQATFSAGFGAAFLIMHPSRYAELLAQKMEKHDAKAWLINTGLTGGAYGVGKRMSLPHTRAIIDAIHEGKLDDMPTVADPVFGVGVPTEVPGVPTEILTPRNAWSDKAAYDTTARKLAGLFVKNFKQFEEGSSDAIINAGPHTEAANA is encoded by the coding sequence ATGAATCCTGCTTCCGCATCCATGGCCGATTTCAATCTGGAACAGTACGGTATCACCGTACAGAACATCATCCGCAACGCTCCGGTGGGGGCGCTGTATGAGCATGCCGTCCTGTACGACCAGGGCGCCATTTCCAACACCGGTGCGCTGATGATGCGCTCCGGCAAGAAGACGGGCCGCAGCCCCAGCGACAAGCGCATCGTCGACCTGCCGCAGAGTCACGACGACATCTGGTGGGGCAACGTCAACATCCCGGTGGACGAGCACACGTTCGACGTCAATCGGGAGCGTGCCATCGACTACCTCAACACCTGCGACCGGATCTACGTGATGGACGGCTTTGCGGGTTGGGATCCGAAGTACCGGATCAAGGTGCGCATCATCTGCACCAGGCCGTACCACGCGTTGTTCATGCACAACATGCTGATCCGGCCGAGCGCGGAAGACCTGGCGAGCTTCGGGGAGCCGGACTACGTGGTCTACAACGCTGGTCGTTTCCCCGCCAACCGCCACACCAGCTACATGACGTCCAAGACGAGTGTGGATCTGTGCTTCGAGCGGCGTGAGTTCGTGATCCTCGGTACCGAGTACGCGGGCGAAATGAAGAAGGGTATCTTCAGTGTGATGCACTACATCATGCCCAAGCAGGATGTGCTCTCCATGCACTGCAGTGCCAACGAGGGAGACGACGGCAACGTGTCGCTCTTCTTCGGCCTGTCGGGGACCGGCAAGACCACGCTGTCTGCAGATGCCCATCGTCATCTGATTGGCGATGACGAGCACTGCTGGACGGACGATGGGGTCTTCAACATCGAGGGCGGTTGCTACGCCAAGGCCATCGGTCTGTCGCAGGAGAAGGAGCCGGAGATCTACGGCGCCATTCGCTACGGCACCGTACTCGAGAACGTGGTCTATGACGAAACCACCCGTCAGGTGGACTACGACGACGTGTCGATCACGCAGAACACGCGCGCGTCATATCCGATCGAGTACATCGACAATGCCAAGATCCCCTGCGTCGGCGGGCATCCGAACCACATCATTTTCCTGACTTACGACGCGTTCGGCGTGTTGCCGCCCATTTCGCGGCTGTCTCCCGAACAGGCGATGTACCACTTCATTTCCGGCTATACCGCCAAGGTGGCGGGCACGGAAATGGGGGTTACCGAGCCTCAGGCGACGTTCTCGGCCGGTTTCGGGGCGGCCTTCCTGATCATGCACCCCAGCCGGTATGCGGAGCTGCTCGCACAGAAGATGGAGAAGCACGACGCCAAGGCGTGGCTCATCAATACCGGACTCACCGGCGGCGCCTACGGCGTGGGCAAACGCATGAGTCTGCCGCATACCCGTGCGATCATCGACGCCATCCACGAGGGCAAGCTGGACGATATGCCCACCGTGGCTGATCCCGTGTTCGGCGTTGGCGTGCCGACCGAAGTCCCGGGCGTGCCGACCGAAATCCTCACCCCGCGTAACGCTTGGTCGGACAAGGCGGCATATGACACCACGGCGCGCAAGCTGGCTGGTCTGTTCGTGAAGAACTTCAAGCAGTTCGAGGAAGGCTCCAGCGACGCCATTATCAACGCCGGCCCTCATACTGAGGCGGCGAACGCCTGA